The genomic window GCAGCCTCTAACTGGGGACTTGAGAAACTCCCACAAGTATAGTTTTGGTGATAGAATCTATTAAAATGTACTTAGGTTTCTTCAAGCTTTATTTCAGATTGCAGACCATTTCAGTGATACTGTTAATGGGAGTAACAATCATGGCTCATGTTGACTATCAGCTATAGCCTTTGACCTGTTTTCTTGCTTTGACTCATACCTCTGCACAAATTATCCAGAGTGAtcccttaaaaatgtaaatctgatcatgtcacatCTCTGCTTAAAATCTTCCTCTGGCCTCCTCAGACCTGGAATAAATTCAGGTATTGTCCCCTTGGCTTGCATGACCTCACCTCGCCTACCTCATTTCCAGTCTCTTTCTGGTTCACTGGGATTTTTTGCGGTTCCTCAAAGAGGTAACAGACTCTCATCTCAGAGATCGGGCGCCAGCCATTTCCTTATCCTAGCACCCCTTTTCTGCTTGGCTTTCTCCCTGTTTccttcagatttctttttaaatttcacctCAGAGAGGCATTCCACAAGCACACAATTCAATACAGCAACCCCTTTCACTCCCCATTTCTCAGCCTATTTTCTTCAGAGTACTGCTAACATTTGAAATTACCTTTATCATCCCTCTAAGAATGTAAACCCCACGACAGCAGGGGTTTTGTGGTATTCATGAAGGCATTCCCTGAGTACAGAAAAAGAATGTTTGCAAGGGCTCAACAGATATTTTTTGAGAGAATGCTTTATTTAATTCCCATTAGAATTCTAAGAGGTAGATATCACTGAATGTCCATTTCATAGGTGAACAAATTGAATcttaaagaagttaaataaacTTGTCCCAAATCCAGTCACTAAATACTGAAAGCAGGGGAGCTGAGAGCAAAGTAGTAGGACATACCTTATGTGAGCTCTGATGGATATCTGAGTAATTTAGATATGATCACTGAAGTCGCTTGGGTACTTTAAATACAAAAGTAGCAAGCTTGATTTGAGAGCAAGTGCatgggagagaaaacaaaaatgttaagcgtaaatgtttttattttcccaagGAAGAACATTTGTAACCGATGGTTACCTACTTGAGGCTAACATGGAAACATATCATGTTGCTAAATCCCACCCAGTTTTCCTAAAGCTTGAGCCTGGAGGCTGCTGGGGAGTAGAAACAGTTGCACCAGAGGTAGAGCAACTCTTCTGGCAGTGTCCAAAGAGGCAGAGACTGAATAGAGTTCCTGGGGGCTGACATAGCAACTTGGCCAGGAAGTCTGGTATCTGCAGTGGGGCAGAGATACTCAAGAGACACCTGGGTGTGTCAGCCAGTCATAAATCTATTGTTTATAAACTGAACACTACCTGGCATTAGTGTGTTGTTTGTTAAGCGTACtatatgcaagaaaaaaaaaaaaaaaggaaactataaaggaaaaaatggacaGTATTAGATGTGGTACACACCAAGATATGCCACCCAGCTCCTTCTGCAAGGATGGACATAGTGCCCAGCTATGGAGTGTGGTCAGTGGACTGCCTCCAGCTGCTGGATATGCTTCCGCGACAGAGCTGCCATGCTTGAGATCACAACCTTCCCAGAGCTGCCCACACCCAGTGACTGATAGAAGTGTAGGTAAAAAGGCCTATTTACTTTGGCCTAATTTAAACATTCTGACAGATGACACTAGCTCAGAGCTCCCCTCTGGGTTGGCCAACTCTTTTCAGGCCTGCTTTAGAGCACTCCCATTTCTTCTGCCTATTCCTGCTTCTTTGCTCTTTCCCTTCACAGGCATGCATCCCTGAGAGTTATACATAAAAATCTCTTGTACTTCAAACCGCTTTCAGTGCCAGCTTCTGCAGAACCCTATCTGTGACCTTAGGTTTATTCAGCTAATAAAACGTTTCTATTGCTACACTAGAACTAAAAGGCTCTGGCTATCTAGTGATGAACAAAACAGTCATGGTCTCTGAACTCACGGGGATTATCACCTACTAGAGGTAGCagatgttaaataaaaatgaaaaataataaaaatctattttcactAAGTGTCATTAGGGTCTATGGAAAAAAATACCGCCCCCCTAATACTCACAAGTCTATCAGCTAGCATATATGTGAAGTACTGTTTTCATGTTAAGATTTTGACAATATGGATAACAACCACTTAGAAGTTACTCTatcaaaataatataacaaaattgTTGATATAACAAAATTTTGTTGACtttatttaatcctttcaaaTCTGCAATGTTGAGGAatcatccagttacttatgaatGTCCTTATCAAACTAGATCACTGGTAAAATGAGACTGCATGTGGACTTTTGAAATGAGTAAGGCAAATGTAGACTCTAACTAGTAGAGATCTATCCGCCAGCATCCACTCTTCTAAGAACACCTCAGTTTCCTGTGGTGAACAGCCTCCTCCAGGACTCCTTTAGGTTCATGTGGTATATGGGAGGAGTGTCACCTACATTTAAGTAACCAGGAACAGTATTTTCCATCCCCTAGCTATGGTGGTTGGTTCAGGAATGTGCACATAATCCAAGGCAGACCAGTAACAGTGAGCTCCTGGACTTTAGCGGGAACTATTAGGCAAGAGTATCTCATGCCAGTGGGATCAGAAAACTAGCAGAATATAAGCCTTGAGTTTCTAGCGGCCATCATTCTGTGTGAGAATGAAACTGACTCAGAATAATACTGACAACAGCAAAGGAAAGCACTACTATTATATCCTATTTAGTATGTGTCAGATATtgttttaagagttttatttaCACTAAACATGTAATCCTTACAATGTACAGATGTGCAGAGATGTGGCACATTGCCCTAGGTTATACACAAGTGGGATTTGAATCCTAGCAGGATCTGTGTCCCTCATGCCATGTAGACGCATCATAAAAATGAGAGCCAAGGGCTAAAGCCTGTCTCAAAGAGAACCATCTGAGCACCTACATCCAGACTGGGCCTGCAGTGTGCAGATGGACTCTTCACTTAATGAACTCAGATTCATCATTGCATTATTCACAACAGAAAGTGAAAAGAACCTAAATACTCTATGACGGTGGTTAAATAATAATAGGAATAGGAATACGATGGCATATGCATAgccttttgaaaatatattatggccgggtgcagtggctcatgcctataatcccacaactttgggaggccagggtagcaggactgcttgagcccagaagttcaagaccagcctgggcaacaaagtgagacctcatctctaaaaaaaattagccaggcatggtggcatgggcctgtggtcccagcaacttgggaggcttagatgggaggatcacttgaggcccaggagggaaaggctgcagtcagccatgatcgcaccactgcactccaacctgggtgactggGTGAGGCCCTTtctcaccaaagaaaaaaaaaaaaagacgtttgtatatatttttatttttttagaaacgacctcaaactcctgggctctgccTCCCTAAATAGGGagcctgagattacaggcatgagccattgtgttcagccctaaaatatttttgaagaatatttatgCATACgaaaaaatgctatttttcaaaaataacaaaattgcaTATTCATTGTAATAATTTTGTAGATAAGAAATGTATGTGCAACAAATCTacaaatatagcaaaatataGTGATGATCTCTCTCAAAAAATTGTGGGAgagttgattttatattttttcctgaatTGTTGATGTTTTCtacaataatgttttaaaattacaggaggcaaaagaaggaaaactctTAAGATGTAAAATACTCAACTCAAACTACAAAACTTCTTCGGTATCTTACACTAAATTGAATCTAAATCAAACTTACAGTTCATTCAATCACAGAATGTAAACTCCACGAAGGTaactttctttttcctgcttAATGTAGTGTTGTGCCTCCAATGGCTACGTCAGTACCTGGCACCTGAGTGCTTTTCAatgaaagatgaagagaaaaatgaactgGCAGTGTATTTCCACCATACTAGcaagacatttatttaaaaacatttaaaacctgttttttaaaaaaattctagttaAGACTTGAAATAATTCAATGTTCAACCTAATAATTCTATACAATTTTAAGAGTctaaatttaagttaaaaaatgcagagaaaaggagTGAATGATACAGAATTATCTTGATATGCGCTGCTGTATTATTACCATGCTAAAGGCCTcttttgtttcaataaaactATCAATATTTACTGAGAATGAGAGCTCTGAAtcaaaggcaagagaaagagaccTGTAAATAGTGCTGTTCGTACTAGTTGCCCCCAGTTGTTCCCAGGCCTCACTTCCAAGTTGCCTTAAGTAATTTTTGCTTTCTGAATATAAAGCCAACTGTGGAGGGGTCAGACAGCTGAGGACTGAACTTCTTAAAAACTGGCTTCGGAGAACAGCGTAACATTACAACTGAGGTGGCCgggcactggctcacgcctgtaatcccaacactttgggaggccgaggtggatagaCCATAAAGTCAggagtcgagaccatcctggctaacacggtgaaactaaaaacacaaaaattagctgggcatcgtgacacgcacctgtagtcccagctactcgggaggctgaggcagaagaattgcttgaacctgggaggcggaggttgcagtgagcagagattgcgccactgcactccagcctgggtgatagagcgcgacaccgtctcaaaaaaaaaaaaaaaaaaaaaaaaattacaactgagAACTGAGGCATCAGGTCTTAAGGTTTAAAACAACAGTCTTATAGTTGTCACATTATCATATTATGTCATCTCTGAAAATAAATGCACACTCATCCCAGAGTCTCCAAAATCTTTATCTTTAGAATCCAACCTCGTTTTAAGAAGTAGTAAAATGAAGGAGCATTGTTAGTAGTCACCTGACAAAAGTTGTCCACTATTCTTGACATTAAAAATTGAATGCAATGATTTAAATAACATTTCCATAATATATTTAGAATCACATGGTTTCTAGTGATTAGAATTTAGTCATGACTGGAAAGGAGCAGAAGACAATGGCTAGGCAGCACATTCCTTATAAAGGATACATAAATCGTTTACTTAGGATGACTAACATTCAGAATTTAAACACGGtgcatttttttcctcagagGAAGCAATTTTAGTTTCTAAAGAGCATTTACTTCTGACATCTCAATTCCTGATTTCAGTGGCTGCAGACTGTGCACTTCTGTGCCACACTTAGGACAAGTAAAGTACATGTCAAATAAGAAACTACTCTTAGCacagaaataacagaaaatatgcTCACATCCTATGGTGTGAGGCATGGTGGGCCACTCTCCACAAAGAGAGCATTCTTTGCCACTAGTGGCTAATGTATTGTCACTATTAGGTGCACCAGTAAGAGGGATACACCATGAAGACAGCTTGGCTTTCAACTTCTGGACACTGATAAGTGgtaagagaaaaatcagaaattcaGCAAAACCATGCCAGAGAAGTTCCCTATTCATGTATTCAAAGCCAACTTCACGTATGTTTTGAGGCTTGCAAAATACAGAATGAATGCCTAGGAGACGTTCTGTCAAAGTTGCAAACTTTCCCCTCTGAaggaaaatcaaaaaattaatcAGTCCACCTAATTTCAAAAGTCCAACCACAAAATTCACACACTGCTTGACTTTCCCAAATGATGCTAAATGATGGTTTCGAAACAAATCATAGCATCGTT from Macaca mulatta isolate MMU2019108-1 chromosome 8, T2T-MMU8v2.0, whole genome shotgun sequence includes these protein-coding regions:
- the PEX2 gene encoding peroxisome biogenesis factor 2; the protein is MVRSAQKIIGIYETFREDMASRKENAKSANRVLRISQLDALELNKALEQLVWSQFTQCFHGFKPGLLARFEPEVKACLWLFLWRFTIYSKNATVGQSVLNIQYKNDFSPNLRYQPPSKNQKIWYAVCTIGGRWLEERCYDLFRNHHLASFGKVKQCVNFVVGLLKLGGLINFLIFLQRGKFATLTERLLGIHSVFCKPQNIREVGFEYMNRELLWHGFAEFLIFLLPLISVQKLKAKLSSWCIPLTGAPNSDNTLATSGKECSLCGEWPTMPHTIGCEHIFCYFCAKSSFLFDMYFTCPKCGTEVHSLQPLKSGIEMSEVNAL